A window of the Gossypium arboreum isolate Shixiya-1 chromosome 2, ASM2569848v2, whole genome shotgun sequence genome harbors these coding sequences:
- the LOC128285109 gene encoding uncharacterized protein LOC128285109: MPFRLCNALTTFWCSMMAIFSDMVESFLEVFMDDFSVFRNDFVDCLRNLKLVLCCCEETNLVLNWEKCYFIVSEGIVLGYRAFEELKKRLVAALIVVALEWTLPFELMCDASDYVMGVVLCQRRNNVLHAISYASRILIEAQLNYTITKKELLVVVFAFDKFFSYLVGTKVTIYTNHSTIKYLVRNKDSKPRLIRRVLLLQELDLEIRD; the protein is encoded by the exons ATGCCGTTTAGGTTATGTAATGCCCTGACAACTTTCTGGTGCAGCATGATGGCCATATTCTCAGATATGGTGGAAAGTTTccttgaagtttttatggatgacttctctGTGTTTAGAAATGATTTTGTAGATTGCTTAAGGAATTTGAAGTTGGTTTTATGCTGCTGTGAAGAAACTAATCTAGTATTAAATTGGGAGAAATGCTATTTCATTGTCAGTGAAGGAATTGTCCTTGGATACAGG GCTTTCGAGGAACTCAAGAAGCGACTTGTAGCAGCACTGATTGTGGTTGCTCTAGAATGGACATTGCCCTTTGAACTCATGTGTGATGCCAGTGATTATGTTATGGGAGTAGTGTTGTGTCAAAGGAGAAACAATGTTCTACATGCAATATCTTATGCAAGTAGGATATTGATAGAGGCTCAGCTTAATTATACCATTACGAAGAAGGAATTACTGGtagtggtttttgcatttgacaAATTTTTCTCTTATTTAGTAGGAACAAAGGTCACAATCTACACAAATCACTCGACTATCAAGTACTTGGTACGGAATAAAGATTCCAAGCCAAGATTGATTAGGCGTGTACTCTTGTTACAAGAGCTTGATTTGGAAATTAGAGATTAG